tataataaaattatctatactATTAACAAAGGggattcttttgttttttttttttgttgtacacaatttttttcagttttacttttttagtaactattttaattcaaatgattatttatgataaaacaACCATTTACACAATAAAagattattcataataaaattataaaaaatatttatttttataattatctttttcgGAAATTTACTTTATAACTTacgaatatattttttttttatttcaataactaaattattttgtagtttaataaaaaaaataaactggATGCTCGCAtgtatttttctcttctagtgtttttaaattatttaaaatactccCTATCCATGTACTTATGAGTGTCCTAACCTTTTCACCTGCTGTGGTTGGAGAACACCAAGCCTAGGGAGGAGAGTATCTATCCAACATTGTGGACATCTGATTCTGTGGTATGAATGGTTGGGAAATGGGGGAAGATGGGAACGGAAATGACCCACTGTACCAGGTTTATTGTGTTGCACTTGCCATCGTTAGGTATTCAAACTCACTTctcttataattataatatagcCGTCAATCTTATAAACGCATTTTCTGCTTATTGTTGcctaaagaaatttgaaaataaagaataaataagaCGAGAAAagataacaattaaaaattaaaattgaatgttCAGTTTTATAGgcaatagaaagagaaaaaagtttgaaaattctGACACTAGAAATAAATTGTACGTTTGGATAATATAATTTCCATTATATACAGCAACACtaattttttacttgttttttattctttgccCAACTTCCATTCTGTATCTATCCCCCCTTCCAAACTAGATTTAATTCACATATTATTCATCTTTGTTCATTATCTCCACCAAACACGGAATGAGTGTTGAGTCTATAATATAAGGCACCCGCAGAACATGTAGAATGTCCATATAAATGTACGTATaggaaaaatagtttttatgaGTAAGGAGAAAACATAGGTTGTTATCCAAGCAAGTAATGTCAAATTCCGGGATAAGATTGATGGTGCCTGAAATAATTGActgatttcctttgagtattcctTGTTCCTTGCAAAGGAAGATTTACATAGTGAACTTCTGGTTGGATGTGGTGGTTATTGCGCACAACTTATGATTATCCTGTATAGTGGTACTAAGGAAAGAAAACATTGTGCCTCAGGTGTTGAGGTTCCAGAATCGTTAACAAAGTTCAGTAAGAAGAGAGGTGCAGCAGCTCATAGACGAGGGAAGAGTAAGGGAAGTGTTGCAATTGACCCTGTAGAGATGGCAAGAGAAAAGTTTGAAATAGCGGCAAAAGCAGGGTGTGAGCTTGGATTCAAATGGCTTGCAAGGTTGGAGGAGGAAGAGAGACGGGTACTCACGGAAGTTGGCCCTGTATCTTAGGGTACATCTTATAGTTAATACAATAGGTGGCCCTGTATCTTAGGGTACATCttataattaatacaatagATTTGATTGATGAATGCCTAATGTGAGAATGTTAATCATTTTAAACTATTTAGTAAATAAGTATggataatttgttatatttttatcgGTAAGAATTCAGATATTTTGATGTtccaattattttatatatctagtatataattgttcttaaaagtatttttttaattacatatttttagtgACTAATCtgaatgtaaatattttattattaaaaaaatataataaactaatgttttgtttattttaacaatagtttaaaggaaagaaaaatattgttttctttttattaatacttaatattttatattttttttatttttttaccttaatctaaacaacaattttgagtatatttctcttctttcatctctttttcTATTCTCAGACCCACTTAGAAATATTAGTAAAATGGGAGTTCGACCAAAATtgatgagaaaacaaaaaaattaaaagaaatggaCAATAAGAAATGTTCCGAAAGCggtttttctttatattgtgaacattattaattttaatgtaaaactaGTTTTAAACCTGTTCCTACAAATTGGTGGTAGTTTgtgtgtttattaaaaaaatttagatgttgagggaaaaaa
The sequence above is a segment of the Vigna radiata var. radiata cultivar VC1973A unplaced genomic scaffold, Vradiata_ver6 scaffold_876, whole genome shotgun sequence genome. Coding sequences within it:
- the LOC106754749 gene encoding uncharacterized protein LOC106754749, with protein sequence GHAGAAIACGSLLLKGVEVPESLTKFSKKRGAAAHRRGKSKGSVAIDPVEMAREKFEIAAKAGCELGFKWLARLEEEERRVLTEVGPVS